A genome region from Sulfurovum sp. TSL6 includes the following:
- the secE gene encoding preprotein translocase subunit SecE: MGKISTFIAHARAEIHKVIFPTKVQVRQAFLAVVLVVTVISIFLALVDFLMSSIVSSVL; the protein is encoded by the coding sequence ATGGGAAAAATTTCAACATTTATAGCACACGCGAGAGCGGAGATTCATAAAGTTATATTTCCAACAAAAGTACAAGTAAGACAAGCATTTTTAGCAGTTGTTCTGGTAGTAACTGTAATATCAATATTTTTAGCGTTGGTTGACTTTTTAATGTCATCAATCGTATCATCAGTTTTATAG
- a CDS encoding translation initiation factor translates to MKENLFEMGANFDDGWSSDNKEKPTKKISTEIKAPEKHQLHFAKEKRRGKVVTIVKPFYLKTTDLQALLKTLKKKLGTGGTVKDECLEFQGDIPALLRTQLETLGYRFKN, encoded by the coding sequence GTGAAAGAAAATCTATTTGAAATGGGTGCAAATTTTGATGATGGCTGGTCATCAGATAATAAAGAGAAGCCCACTAAAAAAATCTCTACAGAGATCAAAGCACCCGAAAAACATCAATTGCATTTTGCAAAAGAGAAACGGCGTGGTAAAGTGGTCACCATTGTCAAACCTTTTTATTTAAAAACAACAGATCTTCAGGCGCTGCTTAAAACGCTTAAAAAAAAGCTTGGCACCGGTGGAACTGTCAAAGACGAGTGTTTAGAGTTTCAAGGGGATATCCCTGCATTGTTACGTACACAGTTAGAAACATTGGGGTATCGGTTTAAAAACTAA
- the tuf gene encoding elongation factor Tu produces MAKEKFERTKPHVNIGTIGHVDHGKTTLTAAITMCLGLKTGAATMDYDQIDNAPEERERGITIATSHVEYETETRHYAHVDCPGHADYVKNMITGAAQMDGAILVIAATDGPMAQTREHILLSKQVGVPYIVVFLNKEDQLDDEDKEEMLELVEMEVRELLSEYDFPGDDTPIVAGSAFKALEEAKAGTAGEWSEKIYALMDEVDAYIPEPVRETDKDFLMAIEDIFTIQGRGTVVTGKVDRGTVCVGNEVEIVGLKDTQKTTVTGVEMFRKEMDCGEAGDNCGVLIRGIDKEAVQRGMVLCKPGSITPHTAFEAEIYVLTKEEGGRHTPFFNNYRPQFYVRTTDVTGSVQLQEGTEMVMPGDNVKINVELIAPVALDEGTKFAIREGGRTVGAGVVSKIIA; encoded by the coding sequence ATGGCTAAAGAAAAATTCGAACGAACAAAACCGCATGTAAATATCGGTACTATCGGTCACGTTGACCACGGAAAAACTACATTGACAGCTGCGATCACAATGTGTCTAGGACTTAAAACTGGTGCTGCTACAATGGATTATGATCAAATTGATAATGCTCCAGAAGAGAGAGAAAGAGGAATTACAATTGCTACTTCTCACGTAGAGTATGAAACAGAAACTAGACACTACGCTCACGTAGACTGTCCAGGTCACGCGGACTACGTTAAAAACATGATTACTGGTGCTGCTCAAATGGACGGTGCTATTCTTGTTATTGCTGCGACTGATGGTCCAATGGCACAAACTAGAGAGCACATCCTTCTTTCTAAGCAAGTAGGTGTTCCATATATCGTTGTATTCTTGAATAAAGAAGACCAACTTGATGATGAAGATAAAGAAGAGATGTTAGAACTTGTAGAGATGGAAGTACGTGAACTTCTTTCTGAGTATGACTTCCCAGGTGACGATACTCCAATCGTAGCTGGTTCTGCATTTAAAGCACTTGAAGAAGCTAAAGCTGGTACAGCTGGTGAGTGGTCTGAAAAGATCTATGCACTTATGGATGAAGTAGATGCATATATCCCTGAGCCAGTAAGAGAAACTGATAAAGATTTCCTAATGGCAATCGAAGATATCTTTACTATCCAAGGTCGTGGTACTGTTGTAACTGGTAAAGTTGACAGAGGTACTGTATGTGTTGGTAACGAAGTTGAGATCGTTGGTCTTAAAGATACACAAAAAACAACTGTTACTGGTGTTGAAATGTTCCGTAAAGAGATGGATTGTGGTGAAGCTGGTGATAACTGTGGTGTTCTTATCCGTGGTATCGATAAAGAAGCTGTGCAAAGAGGTATGGTTCTTTGTAAGCCAGGATCAATCACTCCACATACTGCATTTGAAGCTGAAATTTATGTTCTTACTAAAGAAGAAGGTGGTAGACACACTCCATTCTTTAACAACTATAGACCACAGTTCTACGTTCGTACAACAGACGTAACAGGTTCAGTTCAACTTCAAGAAGGTACTGAAATGGTTATGCCAGGAGACAACGTTAAAATTAACGTTGAACTTATCGCACCTGTTGCACTTGATGAAGGTACTAAGTTTGCTATCCGTGAAGGTGGTAGAACAGTTGGTGCCGGTGTTGTTTCTAAGATTATTGCTTAA
- a CDS encoding YaaA family protein has translation MKILLAPSETKKSGGEHSFNPATLLFEALLPHRTKLLHTYINVLQKGDIPTLSKMFGLKKEADILAHKKDIIHELTMKAIQRYTGVAFDYLGYAKLDRETQKYIDSHVILFSNLFGPIRASDLIPEYKLKQGEAVGDIKPEKFYNEHAAALMEAYLAEDEILDLRAGFYDKFYKPAKPYTTLKFIKEGKVVSHWAKAYRGIVLREISKAGIETLEAFMKLPIEGLSIKEIQTKKNKTEIIYEIG, from the coding sequence ATGAAAATACTATTGGCACCAAGTGAAACCAAAAAATCAGGAGGAGAACACTCTTTTAATCCTGCTACTTTACTCTTTGAAGCCCTCTTGCCTCACAGAACCAAACTCTTGCATACCTATATCAATGTTTTACAAAAGGGTGACATACCCACACTGTCCAAAATGTTTGGTCTCAAAAAAGAAGCAGATATCCTTGCACATAAAAAAGATATCATACATGAACTCACGATGAAAGCCATCCAAAGATATACAGGTGTGGCTTTTGATTACCTGGGTTATGCAAAGCTGGATAGAGAGACACAAAAGTATATAGACAGCCATGTCATTCTCTTTTCAAACCTCTTTGGTCCCATCCGTGCTTCTGATCTCATCCCTGAGTATAAACTCAAACAGGGAGAAGCCGTAGGCGACATCAAGCCAGAGAAATTTTACAATGAACACGCTGCAGCACTTATGGAAGCATACCTGGCTGAGGATGAGATACTGGATCTGCGTGCAGGTTTTTATGATAAATTCTACAAACCCGCTAAACCCTATACCACACTCAAGTTCATCAAAGAGGGGAAAGTCGTGAGCCATTGGGCAAAGGCCTATAGAGGTATCGTCCTGCGAGAGATTTCCAAAGCGGGGATAGAAACCCTCGAAGCGTTTATGAAACTTCCCATAGAAGGACTGAGCATCAAAGAGATCCAAACAAAGAAGAATAAAACTGAAATCATTTATGAGATAGGATGA
- a CDS encoding SagB family peptide dehydrogenase, whose protein sequence is MFWYHSTTKHSYNSVRTNPNRLSWEDQPSTYKNYPEHYKKRKLDLEKEEENFLYHIAGLTAKKSYPSGEYYLRINPSAGALYPNELYFQTRGVEGIEDGIYHYEVLSSSLTLLQRITDDEGLEPYFGYKTAMKGYLFLVSAIYYRSSWKYKNRAFRYCLLDAGHLLGSIEASALLKSNVVEMRYDIDREKLNLMFGFEDREWMLAGCSMAIPIEDQDVSPIEFSLPYVDGSRTFEPNPLIEQAYHETMHLESCKREVKAPEFTYYTEKLQETLFKRRSQRGFQEGAITKGQFNYIMESVHQPVLSDCDEEVSVYVVINRVLDMPLGLYKEGEYLKYGDFARKAGYLSLEQYSLSMQGAVAFFLTSKAKNYQALYQKAGIIGHRLYVASLYMGIGCSGIGAYYDDEVNAFVENDEMVLYALAIGK, encoded by the coding sequence ATGTTCTGGTATCATAGCACCACCAAACATTCTTACAACTCTGTACGGACCAATCCTAACAGGCTCTCCTGGGAAGATCAGCCCAGTACGTATAAAAACTATCCGGAACATTATAAAAAACGAAAGCTGGATCTGGAAAAAGAAGAAGAGAATTTCCTCTATCATATCGCAGGATTGACGGCAAAAAAAAGTTATCCAAGCGGAGAGTATTATCTGCGGATCAACCCTTCAGCAGGTGCTCTCTATCCCAACGAACTCTATTTTCAAACACGGGGTGTAGAGGGTATAGAAGATGGTATCTATCACTATGAAGTGCTTTCTTCCTCTTTGACACTGCTCCAACGCATTACAGATGATGAAGGCTTGGAACCCTATTTTGGATACAAAACAGCGATGAAAGGGTATCTGTTCTTGGTCTCTGCCATTTATTATCGTTCTTCGTGGAAATATAAGAACCGTGCATTCAGGTATTGCCTCTTGGATGCGGGACATCTTTTGGGCAGTATAGAAGCCTCAGCATTGCTCAAATCGAATGTGGTAGAAATGCGGTACGATATAGACAGAGAAAAGCTTAATCTCATGTTCGGATTTGAAGACAGAGAGTGGATGCTTGCAGGGTGCTCTATGGCGATACCTATAGAAGACCAAGACGTATCGCCCATAGAGTTTTCACTTCCCTATGTGGATGGAAGCAGAACGTTTGAACCCAACCCGCTTATCGAGCAGGCGTACCATGAAACCATGCATTTGGAGTCTTGCAAGAGAGAAGTGAAGGCCCCCGAATTTACCTATTATACGGAAAAACTTCAAGAGACGCTTTTTAAACGTAGATCACAAAGAGGTTTCCAGGAAGGTGCTATTACGAAGGGGCAGTTCAATTATATTATGGAATCGGTACACCAGCCTGTCCTGAGTGACTGCGATGAAGAGGTCTCTGTTTACGTCGTCATCAACCGGGTGCTTGACATGCCGTTGGGACTCTATAAAGAAGGCGAGTATCTGAAGTATGGAGACTTTGCCAGAAAAGCAGGGTATTTGAGTTTGGAACAGTATAGTCTTTCTATGCAGGGAGCAGTAGCCTTTTTCCTCACTTCCAAAGCGAAGAACTATCAGGCACTTTACCAGAAAGCCGGTATCATAGGACATAGACTTTATGTGGCTTCACTCTATATGGGGATAGGGTGTTCGGGTATCGGTGCGTATTATGATGATGAGGTCAATGCATTTGTGGAGAACGATGAAATGGTACTGTATGCTTTGGCGATAGGCAAATAA
- a CDS encoding DUF309 domain-containing protein: MLTMNDDLEGALKAYLVLLDEEEYFEAHEVLEEAWHPLRLSDHPLANLAKGLINGAITFEHIKRNRKNVKDKAQRVIASYERHKHLCTESIEHAELFKQACQKIEALKVTHAGVFDVLVS, translated from the coding sequence ATGCTAACAATGAATGATGATCTGGAAGGTGCGCTAAAAGCATATCTTGTATTACTTGATGAAGAAGAGTATTTTGAAGCACATGAGGTCCTGGAAGAGGCTTGGCATCCTTTGAGGCTCAGCGATCATCCATTGGCTAACCTCGCAAAGGGGTTGATCAATGGGGCTATTACGTTTGAGCATATCAAACGCAATCGTAAAAACGTGAAAGACAAAGCACAGCGTGTCATAGCTTCTTATGAAAGACATAAACATTTGTGTACCGAGAGTATTGAACATGCAGAGCTTTTTAAGCAAGCCTGTCAAAAGATAGAAGCGCTGAAAGTAACACACGCTGGGGTGTTTGATGTTCTGGTATCATAG
- the rpmG gene encoding 50S ribosomal protein L33, translating into MRETVHLGCEKCTRRNYHTNKNKKTTTEKLALKKYCKWCKCHTVHKEMKL; encoded by the coding sequence ATGAGAGAAACAGTTCACTTAGGTTGTGAGAAATGTACAAGACGTAACTATCACACCAATAAAAACAAAAAAACGACAACAGAAAAACTTGCTCTTAAAAAGTATTGTAAATGGTGTAAATGCCATACAGTACACAAAGAGATGAAACTGTAA
- a CDS encoding thioredoxin domain-containing protein — translation MLHIKKTVFFVVTLSFLWAEHNHTNALIQEDSPYLQQHAHNPVNWYPWGKEALDKARKENKMIFLSIGYSTCHWCHVMEEESFTSDAVAVLLNESYVSIKVDREELSQLDKKYQRLYMSVHGKRGGWPLSVFMSPEAEVFHVATYIPRDGYGSMGLMSLLPSFTRLQKEKAGQFQLLVEQHKQAALRGNTKAQLNEKLNADVMDKAVREITTEFDPQNGGFALRPKFPEASKLALLIDIYQLSGNKKAFYMAQLTLRKMAEGGIYDQIGGGFFRYTTDRHWQMPHFEKMLYTNAELLPVYVRMYELTTDPLYQKIVYETIAQMEKHFMQEGLYLTASDADSNGEEGGYFIYEYAEVKKYLLTQGWDPREIEEVLAYLGIEEDGNIDGDFSHTHITGDKVPLRLEEVKTYLREVRSKRTFPFIDSKVITAWNAMMIKALFVASRLDRQYLTLAEQRLDALLKKMSPQGILYHQTLPGKAPKQEGLLEDYAFLIDAMIEGYERTYNKTYLTLLQSLTKEALDKFYRKKQWYLSDDSIRAEADFDDRYYTSALSVMLENLVRLAGLTEELSYAKIVKETIQNTGAVLKKSPAKAPKLLHAFLRLKMGDVIIKSKIKNLQKSRKEIDAIDYPFILSKFEESDKYLACRINSCFAYDTNITALINYIEKELK, via the coding sequence ATGCTACATATTAAAAAAACCGTATTTTTTGTAGTGACATTGAGTTTTCTGTGGGCAGAACATAACCATACAAATGCACTCATTCAAGAAGACTCTCCTTATCTGCAGCAACATGCGCATAACCCTGTCAACTGGTATCCTTGGGGGAAGGAAGCGTTGGATAAGGCAAGAAAAGAAAATAAAATGATCTTTCTCTCTATAGGGTACAGTACCTGTCACTGGTGCCATGTGATGGAGGAAGAGAGCTTTACCTCCGATGCCGTGGCTGTATTGCTCAATGAGAGTTATGTATCCATTAAAGTAGACAGAGAAGAACTCTCTCAACTGGATAAAAAGTATCAAAGGCTTTATATGTCCGTACATGGGAAAAGAGGAGGATGGCCTTTGAGTGTTTTTATGTCCCCTGAAGCAGAAGTCTTTCATGTGGCTACCTATATTCCTAGAGACGGGTATGGTTCCATGGGTCTGATGAGTCTACTGCCATCCTTTACGAGACTGCAAAAAGAGAAGGCTGGGCAATTTCAGTTATTGGTTGAACAGCACAAACAAGCAGCATTAAGAGGGAACACCAAAGCACAGCTAAATGAGAAGTTGAATGCAGACGTGATGGATAAAGCAGTCCGGGAGATCACTACAGAGTTTGATCCACAGAATGGAGGATTCGCTTTAAGGCCAAAGTTCCCCGAAGCATCCAAACTGGCTCTTTTGATAGATATCTATCAGTTAAGCGGGAACAAAAAAGCATTCTATATGGCACAGCTGACACTTAGGAAAATGGCTGAGGGAGGTATCTATGACCAGATAGGCGGAGGATTTTTCCGTTATACCACGGACAGGCATTGGCAGATGCCTCATTTTGAGAAGATGCTTTATACCAATGCAGAACTACTTCCTGTCTATGTACGTATGTATGAACTTACTACGGATCCCCTGTATCAAAAAATCGTCTATGAGACCATTGCACAAATGGAAAAGCATTTTATGCAAGAAGGTCTCTATCTTACTGCCAGTGATGCGGACAGTAATGGAGAGGAGGGAGGGTATTTTATCTATGAGTATGCAGAAGTAAAAAAATACCTATTGACTCAAGGATGGGATCCCCGAGAGATAGAAGAGGTCTTGGCATACCTGGGGATAGAAGAAGACGGAAATATAGATGGAGATTTTTCCCATACACATATTACCGGTGACAAGGTGCCTTTGAGGCTGGAAGAAGTGAAAACATATTTAAGAGAGGTCCGCAGTAAAAGAACTTTCCCTTTTATAGACAGCAAGGTCATCACGGCATGGAATGCGATGATGATCAAAGCACTTTTTGTCGCGTCAAGGCTTGATAGACAGTATCTGACTTTGGCTGAGCAGCGTTTAGATGCGCTTCTAAAAAAGATGAGCCCCCAAGGTATACTGTATCATCAAACACTTCCAGGGAAAGCCCCTAAACAAGAAGGGTTGCTTGAAGACTATGCTTTTTTGATAGATGCTATGATAGAAGGGTATGAAAGGACATACAATAAAACATATCTTACCCTGCTCCAATCATTGACCAAAGAGGCCCTGGATAAGTTTTATAGAAAGAAGCAGTGGTACTTGAGTGATGACAGTATACGTGCAGAGGCTGACTTTGATGACAGGTATTATACTTCTGCTTTAAGTGTCATGCTGGAAAACCTGGTCAGACTTGCTGGTCTTACCGAGGAACTCTCTTATGCCAAGATAGTCAAAGAGACCATTCAGAATACGGGCGCTGTATTGAAAAAATCACCGGCTAAAGCACCCAAACTGCTTCATGCCTTTTTACGTCTTAAAATGGGAGATGTGATCATCAAATCAAAGATAAAAAATTTGCAAAAAAGCAGAAAAGAGATAGATGCGATAGACTATCCTTTTATTTTAAGCAAATTTGAAGAGAGTGATAAGTATCTTGCCTGTAGAATAAACAGCTGTTTTGCCTATGATACAAACATCACAGCTTTGATAAACTATATAGAGAAGGAGCTAAAGTAA
- a CDS encoding TraR/DksA C4-type zinc finger protein, which yields MTKEEKSDLQETIETHIKILKEQIKMLQEKVQPISPDCSLGRLTRLEAMGEQHVNNKILDESKLRLTRLTNALSRIDKPMFGICIECEEPIGIGRMRIRPESVRCVECANSL from the coding sequence ATGACAAAAGAAGAGAAAAGTGACCTACAAGAAACGATAGAGACCCATATCAAAATCCTTAAAGAGCAGATAAAGATGCTTCAAGAAAAAGTACAACCCATCTCTCCTGACTGTTCACTAGGGAGACTGACCCGTCTAGAGGCTATGGGAGAACAGCATGTCAATAACAAAATATTGGATGAATCAAAATTGCGCTTAACAAGACTTACCAATGCCCTATCACGCATAGACAAACCTATGTTTGGTATCTGTATCGAGTGTGAAGAACCCATAGGTATAGGGCGCATGCGCATACGTCCTGAGAG